Proteins from a genomic interval of Micropterus dolomieu isolate WLL.071019.BEF.003 ecotype Adirondacks linkage group LG16, ASM2129224v1, whole genome shotgun sequence:
- the pmch gene encoding pro-MCH isoform X1, with product MMSVCSVLYTLVLFSELSSHLVTVAMPATKVEDGITEQDGLGLFLGDEPMTEPAVVPPVYRRNRVLDNNVSDEDGSPKMIIVSDMRLKGHSIRGLDPAFTRSLPLLTDRSLNRTPAEHSFKIARRNTDLDMLRCMIGRVYRPCWEV from the exons ATGatgtctgtctgctctgtcCTGTATACTCTAGTGCTGTTCTCTGAGCTGAGCAGCCATTTGGTAACCGTAGCCATGCCTGCAACCAAAGTAGAAGATGGCATAACAGAGCAAGATGGTCTGGGTTTGTTCCTGGGGGACGAACCCATGACGGAGCCTGCTGTGGTTCCCCCCGTGTACAGACGAAACCGTGTGCTGGACAACAACGTGAGTGATGAAGATGGAAGCCCTAAAATGATCATCGTCTCA GACATGAGGCTGAAAGGACACAGTATTCGTGGGCTGGACCCGGCCTTCACTCGGAGCCTTCCTCTGCTCACAGACAGGAGCTTGAACCGCACTCCCGCTGAGCACAGTTTCAAAATTGCTCGTAGAAACACTGACCTGGACA TGCTGCGGTGTATGATAGGAAGAGTGTACCGACCCTGCTGGGAAGTATAA
- the pmch gene encoding pro-MCH isoform X2 — MPATKVEDGITEQDGLGLFLGDEPMTEPAVVPPVYRRNRVLDNNVSDEDGSPKMIIVSDMRLKGHSIRGLDPAFTRSLPLLTDRSLNRTPAEHSFKIARRNTDLDMLRCMIGRVYRPCWEV, encoded by the exons ATGCCTGCAACCAAAGTAGAAGATGGCATAACAGAGCAAGATGGTCTGGGTTTGTTCCTGGGGGACGAACCCATGACGGAGCCTGCTGTGGTTCCCCCCGTGTACAGACGAAACCGTGTGCTGGACAACAACGTGAGTGATGAAGATGGAAGCCCTAAAATGATCATCGTCTCA GACATGAGGCTGAAAGGACACAGTATTCGTGGGCTGGACCCGGCCTTCACTCGGAGCCTTCCTCTGCTCACAGACAGGAGCTTGAACCGCACTCCCGCTGAGCACAGTTTCAAAATTGCTCGTAGAAACACTGACCTGGACA TGCTGCGGTGTATGATAGGAAGAGTGTACCGACCCTGCTGGGAAGTATAA
- the LOC123984988 gene encoding PCNA-interacting partner — MEALGDRLKVMVKRFRRECHTVLQSERTTIHGADGMLMVLQLAMAEVNKQHGGEFKVALSDVLMAWKHLLLDKLHLPPPNFARLENYDLILEAYESFLKRSNTVDLVDILSMYKQLRLVDSDQEDPVSPIQLFEFLSGNTEVSELPDSSVPSTPSCKSKPCSSQVKMAVRRVFCSYLNLLVNAKNDMALALTLDVPSRTLGRQAFTDIKHAAHNNNTSLFLAVTSFVRAIQLGGKGYAPAESDPLRKHVKGLSDFVQFLDILEEILGETPDPSVCGARLVTAIRAVLVKGRSSGDAVYAAAEETTKELKDRICQLHQIQKQSANGSATGISPARPKAYAVNHATAYGGRDTVKVLMALLDEEAVTPLCQNKADLLCEDQPILSGAEGTCILMMFRSPEVPTGCSPEPLRNRVQSRLDLLKPKAKDVIRSQFACTYKDDELPLNRVLEFPSTSQVPTCVHPAPKTIHLVDKECSSGVEVTTTAKPTSECRNKEQSGVQRGTAFGQRSGNAQNRSAGPGNRQKPGIQMQSKGNKRKQVDSDQPGGSENEPPQKKRPTSVSVKMQKNTSKASSKKKLIAGQGKLTSFFRV, encoded by the exons ATGGAGGCTTTAGGAGACCGTCTAAAGGTGATGGTTAAACGCTTCAGGAGAGAGTGCCACACGGTTTTACAATCTGAGAGGACCACCATACATGGAGCTGATGGCATGCTGATGGTGCTGCAGCTGGCCATGGCTGAAGTTAATAAGCAG CATGGCGGAGAGTTCAAAGTGGCTCTGAGTGATGTCCTGATGGCCTGGAAACACTTACTGTTAGACAAACTTCACCTGCCACCCCCCAACTTTGCACGCTTGGAGAACTATGATCTCATCCTGGAGGCATACGAATCCTTCCTGAAACGCTCCAACACTGTGGACCTGGTTGATATCCTCTCCATGTACAAACAGCTGAGACTAGTGGACTCGGACCAAGAGGACCCTGTGAGCCCG ATCCAGCTGTTTGAGTTCTTATCAGGGAACACGGAGGTCTCCGAGTTGCCAGACTCCTCTGTCCCGTCAACGCCGTCTTGTAAAAGCAAGCCCTGCAGCTCACAG GTGAAAATGGCAGTCAGAAGGGTTTTCTGCTCCTATCTGAATTTGCTTGTGAACGCCAAGAATGACATGGCCTTGGCGCTAACCCTTGACGTCCCTAGTCGCACTCTTGGACGACAGGCATTTACCGACATAAAGCACGCTGCACATAACAACAACACTTCTCTGTTCTTG GCTGTGACATCTTTTGTGAGGGCCATCCAGCTCGGAGGGAAGGGCTACGCTCCAGCTGAGTCTGACCCACTGAGGAAACATGTCAAAGGCCTGTCGGACTTTGTCCAGTTTCTAGACATCCTGGAAGAAATACTCGGGGAGACTCCTGACCCAAG TGTATGTGGAGCCAGGCTGGTGACTGCCATCAGGGCAGTACTGGTGAAGGGACGCAGCAGTGGAGATGCAGTCTACGCTGCAGCTGAAGAGACAACAAAGGAACTGAAGGACAGGATCTGCCAGCTACACCAGATCCAGAAACAGTCTGCTAATGGAAGCGCAACGGGGATAAGCCCTGCCAGG CCAAAGGCCTACGCAGTCAATCATGCCACTGCGTATGGAGGTCGGGACACTGTGAAGGTGCTGATGGCTCTTCTGGATGAAGAAGCTGTTACTCCTCTGTGTCAGAACAAGGCAGACCTGCTGTGTGAGGACCAGCCCATCCTCAGTGGAGCCGAGGGGACCTGCATCCTCATGATGTTCAG ATCCCCTGAAGTGCCTACTGGATGTTCTCCAGAACCTCTAAGGAACCGAGTCCAGAGCCGGCTAGACCTGCTCAAACCCAAG GCCAAAGATGTAATTCGATCCCAGTTTGCCTGCACATACAAGGATGACGAACTGCCACTTAACCGTGTGCTGGAGTTCCCCAGCACCAGCCAGGTCCCTACCTGTGTGCACCCAGCACCCAAAACCATTCATCTTGTGGATAAAGAGTGCAGCTCTGGGGTGGAGGTGACGACCACAG CCAAGCCCACCTCTGAATGTCGAAATAAGGAGCAGAGCGGTGTGCAGCGGGGGACTGCTTTCGGGCAAAGAAGTGGAAATGCCCAAAACAGAAGTGCAGGCCCGGGCAATCGACAGAAACCTGGCATTCAGATGCAGAGCAAAGGCAACAAGAGAAAGCAGGTGGATTCTGACCAACCTGGAGGATCAGAGAATGAGCCTCCACAGAAGAAACGGCCCACTAGTGTCTCTGTCAAAATGCAGAAGAACACCAGCAAGGCTTCGAGTAAGAAGAAGCTGATAGCTGGGCAGGGAAAGCTAACCAGCTTCTTTAGAGTCTGA